A window from Malania oleifera isolate guangnan ecotype guangnan chromosome 7, ASM2987363v1, whole genome shotgun sequence encodes these proteins:
- the LOC131160695 gene encoding squamosa promoter-binding-like protein 13A, with translation MDWKLRTPSWDFTEFQQEAIPNMEAVNGLSGFASQRTKGEFLVDLKLGQIGNSREEPPDKWREFTVPKSVTPSSPSTPSKRSRGANNGALSAICLVDGCNSDLSNCREYHRRHKVCELHSKTPEVTIGGNKRRFCQQCSRFHSLEEFDDEKRSCRKRLDGHNRRRRKPQPEAPSHSRSPFSNYKGTQFSPFSSPPMYPTNAVVSSTWPGLVKAKEEAKSTYEEHQQLKFLDKQNPFLGSSSSSYRERKQLAFPQDDDPFLGNQTPSAAPVHANHFKTESGVHGLLNQVSDSRCALSLLSSPQTHTLGISLSHIVPPHSIPLAQPSFTSLQYNSSLEPLDSVLVSNADGNCQGIFHIEPNESSDHKALQTLPFYWE, from the exons ATGGACTGGAAATTGAGAACACCTTCTTGGGATTTCACAGAGTTCCAGCAAGAAGCAATTCCCAACATGGAAGCAGTTAATGGGTTGAGTGGCTTCGCCAGTCAGAGGACTAAAGGAGAGTTCTTGGTTGATTTGAAGCTTGGCCAGATTGGGAATTCTCGTGAAGAGCCACCAGATAAGTGGAGAGAATTCACAGTTCCTAAATCAGTCACTCCCTCATCGCCATCGACGCCATCCAAAAGGTCCCGTGGGGCTAACAATGGAGCTCTCTCGGCGATATGCCTCGTGGACGGGTGCAACTCGGACCTCAGTAACTGCCGGGAGTACCACCGGCGGCATAAGGTCTGCGAGCTCCACTCTAAGACCCCCGAGGTCACAATCGGTGGCAACAAGCGGCGGTTTTGCCAGCAGTGCAGCAG GTTTCATTCACTTGAGGAGTTTGATGATGAAAAGAGGAGCTGCAGGAAACGACTTGATGGGCACAATAGACGGCGAAGGAAGCCTCAGCCGGAAGCCCCATCGCACTCCAGAAGCCCTTTTTCCAATTACAAAG GTACTCAATTTTCCCCTTTCTCTAGTCCACCAATGTATCCCACCAATGCTGTGGTAAGCTCCACTTGGCCTGGACTTGTCAAGGCCAAGGAAGAAGCTAAGAGTACTTATGAAGAGCATCAACAGCTAAAATTTCTTGACAAACAAAACCCATTTCTTGGATCCTCCTCTAGCAGCTACAGAGAAAGGAAACAACTCGCTTTTCCGCAAGACGACGATCCCTTTCTTGGCAACCAAACACCTTCTGCAGCTCCTGTCCACGCAAACCATTTCAAGACCGAAAGCGGTGTGCATGGCCTACTGAATCAAGTTTCTGATTCACGGTGTGCTCTCTCTCTTCTGTCATCGCCACAAACACACACGCTGGGGATCAGCTTGAGCCACATTGTGCCCCCTCACTCAATTCCTCTAGCACAGCCTTCATTCACAAGCTTACAATACAATAGTAGTCTAGAGCCTTTGGATTCAGTTCTTGTGTCCAATGCCGACGGCAATTGCCAGGGAATATTTCATATCGAACCCAATGAGTCCTCCGATCACAAGGCCTTACAGACACTTCCTTTCTACTGGGAGTAG